A region of Bicyclus anynana chromosome 15, ilBicAnyn1.1, whole genome shotgun sequence DNA encodes the following proteins:
- the LOC112056238 gene encoding beta-1,3-glucan-binding protein-like gives MIIERGVLWLVLMLVALTDCQIDDVAPDVTVVLRPLRPKGLQALIKGVGIVAEFVFFDGKTYLIRNSTQISMSSMLGVAVRQYKGGDNRWLFENYDVELEVGMVIKYRVFVPNVVHDLNVENEQGTLTFDGVIPDYKDFIVKKLFDRIPFPSPGRKCKNTVTKVLGRRVCAGDVIFEDNFDTFQTDVWQIEQYIPTDHPEHPFVSYQNLTADPNVFVRNGSLHIVPKLLEDFLEINQSIETGSLDLGDRCTRRQCSKTAFGPDILPPIVSGQVTSLPFAFTYGIVTIRAKSPRGDWLYPDFLVEPFLKKYDGIKELAAVMKVSLITEFISNIYNLESNKSCYDVRPELIRRIMRDEHWKEDFHEYVLKWTPDEVELSVDSHVYIRSNMTTISQCIRDELSGSIPNFNDYRQLSLSVAAGGTHVFIDFAISDSGYFKPYLNGDAKASLKFWQSKYQWLPTWTAPSLEIDYVKVVAL, from the exons ATGATCATCGAGAGAGGCGTGTTGTGGTTGGTGTTGATGTTGGTGGCTTTAACGGATTGTCAAATAGATGATGTGGCGCCAGATGTGACAGTTGTACTCCGACCTCTACGCCCAAAAGGATTGCAGGCTCTTATAAAAG GGGTTGGAATAGTTGCTGAGTTTGTATTTTTTGATGGAAAAACTTATCTAATTAGGAATTCCACCCAAATTAGTATGAGTTCAATGCTCGGCGTTGCTGTAAGACAATACAAAGGGGGTGACAATAGATGGCTATTTGAAAATTATGACGTAGAACTGGAAGTAGGAATGGTGATCAAATACCGTGTTTTTGTACCTAACGTGGTTCATGATTTAAATGTTGAAAACGAGCAAGGTACTCTAACATTCGACGGAGTCATACCTGACTATAAGGATTTTATAGTTAAGA aaCTGTTTGACCGTATACCTTTTCCGTCTCCTGGTCGCAAATGCAAGAACACTGTCACCAAAGTCCTTGGCAGGCGAGTGTGCGCTGGCGACGTCATTTTTGAAGACAATTTCGACACATTTCAGACAGACGTGTGGCAGATCGAGCAGTATATACCCACAGACCACCCt gaACATCCATTTGTGTCATATCAAAATCTTACGGCGGATCCAAATGTGTTCGTAAGAAATGGAAGCTTGCACATTGTACCGAAACTACTGGAGGACTTCTTGGAGATAAATCAGTCAATTGAAACTGGATCTCTTGATTTAGGAGATAG ATGTACAAGAAGACAGTGCTCAAAAACGGCTTTTGGGCCGGATATATTACCGCCGATAGTGAGCGGCCAAGTAACCAGCTTGCCCTTCGCCTTCACCTACGGGATTGTTACCATAAGAGCCAAGTCCCCTCGAGGGGATTGGCTCTATCCAG ATTTTCTCGTTGagccttttttaaaaaaatacgatggCATAAAGGAGTTAGCGGCTGTGATGAAGGTGTCACTTATCACcgaatttatttcaaacattTAT AATCTCGaaagtaacaaaagttgttatgACGTTCGTCCAGAACTGATCAGACGAATCATGCGTGACGAGCATTGGAAAGAAGATTTTCACGAATACGTATTGAAATGGACGCCAG atgaaGTTGAACTTAGTGTGGATAGCCATGTCTATATACGATCAAATATGACGACGATAAGCCAATGCATCAGGGACGAGCTATCTGGCTCCATCCCTAATTTCAACGATTAC CGCCAGCTGTCGTTGAGTGTGGCTGCCGGGGGTACTCACGTGTTCATTGACTTCGCCATCAGCGATTCCGGATACTTCAAGCCTTATCTCAACGGAGACGCCAAAGCCAGCCTCAAGTTCTGGCAGAGCAAATACCAATGGTTGCCGACTTGGACTGCGCCGAGCCTGGAGATCGACTACGTTAAAGTTGTAGCTTTATGA
- the LOC112047704 gene encoding uncharacterized protein LOC112047704, with protein MIALYKKRCGSDINHFCYFQLKCQEHQKPVSMSTVSGNPFDSDNESGSVKKSKVKKTTKKPPRAEKPAQKQKKALQSDSDSEPEQSKIIKKRRQILDSEEENEPIRASALRSYFSRRVGTGYTLQRADPTKTGEYYIELRVYNAREAETQGADRWKRALITCKSAVEGDSATWRAVTKLVTAVKEEYSPVQPILYPYNVF; from the exons ATGATTGCATTGTATAAAAAGAGATGCGGGAGCGACATCAACCATTTCTGTTATTTTCAACTGAAGTGTCAAGAGCACCAAAAACCTGTAAGTAT GTCGACTGTAAGCGGAAACCCTTTCGACTCGGATAACGAGAGTGGGTCAGTTaagaaaagtaaagttaaaaaaacaactaaGAAGCCTCCTCGAGCCGAAAAGCCCGCTCAAAAGCAGAAGAAGGCTTTACAATCGGATTCGGACTCCGAGCCTGAGCAAtcgaaaataattaagaaaagaaGACAAATTTTAGATTCAGAG GAAGAAAACGAGCCCATTAGAGCATCGGCTTTACGAAGTTATTTCTCTCGCCGCGTGGGCACGGGCTACACGTTGCAGAGGGCGGACCCTACGAAGACTGGAGAATATTATATTGAACTACGGGTATACAACGCACGCGAAGCTGAGACCCAGGGCGCTGATAGATGGAAGCGCGCGCTCATCACATGCAAGTCAGCTGTGGAAGGCGATAGTGCGACGTGGCGTGCTGTAACAAAGCTGGTCACAGCGGTGAAAGAAGAATATTCACCTGTTCAACCTATTTTGTACCCGTATAATGTCTTTTGA
- the LOC112047889 gene encoding beta-1,3-glucan-binding protein, with the protein MIVKSGVILMLVVLTECQRDAPNIAISLRALRPKGFRAYITAEANETQFLFFNAILYEDMEKAINSGSDIGLVFGAATRQAGDAFKWIFEDLHVPIDIGTVIRYGVFIPEELPTGANEYGQANLTFTGKLPDYQLFRVTALQDPLAPPPHCLPSVTKVRGKQVCAGDVIFEDNFDTLQEDVWQIEQYIPTDHPENPFVSYQSLTSDPNVFVREGKLHIEPKLQENLMRRNSQSIQTGTLDLTDGCTRRQCSKVAFGPDILPPIVSGRLTSMPFAFTYGIVHIRAKFPRGEWLYPELLVEPLFKKYSGEKDLANILKVAKITEDYVGVESFLNDGMNRACQPHEFNRTYMIFFDRTEDFHEYKLKWTPDTIELSADDTVYARADMRRIQHCFKDIFPGFGPDYHDFRHLTLGLAVGGTSMFSDSVVTNAGHAKPWRNVDAKASLNFWRNKHRWMPTWASPGLEIDFVKVTAL; encoded by the exons ATGATAGTCAAGAGTGGAGTGATATTGATGCTGGTTGTTTTAACAGAATGCCAAAGAGATGCTCCAAATATCGCAATCAGCTTAAGAGCTTTACGTCCAAAAGGATTTCGTGCCTATATCACTG CGGAGGCAAATGAAACTCAGTTTCTGTTCTTTAATGCTATACTTTATGAAGATATGGAAAAAGCAATAAATTCCGGCTCAGACATCGGTTTAGTATTCGGCGCTGCAACAAGACAAGCAGGGGACGCATTTAAATGGATATTTGAAGATCTACATGTCCCTATAGATATAGGAACGGTGATAAGGTACGGCGTTTTTATCCCCGAAGAACTCCCAACAGGAGCCAATGAATATGGACAAGCCAATCTTACATTCACCGGAAAGCTACCTGACTATCAACTCTTTAGAGTGACTG CTCTACAAGACCCTTTAGCTCCTCCTCCGCATTGCTTACCGTCTGTCACTAAAGTCCGTGGCAAACAAGTTTGCGCTGGTGACGTCATATTCGAAGACAATTTTGACACGCTCCAAGAAGACGTGTGGCAGATCGAGCAATATATACCCACAGATCATCCT GAAAATCCATTTGTGTCATACCAAAGCTTAACCTCTGATCCTAATGTTTTCGTGCGAGAGGGAAAGTTGCATATCGAACCAAAACTTCAAGAGAACTTAATGAGGCGAAACAGTCAGTCAATTCAAACTGGAACTCTTGATTTAACAGATGG ttgcACAAGAAGGCAATGCTCAAAGGTGGCTTTTGGGCCGGATATATTACCGCCGATAGTGAGCGGTCGACTGACCAGCATGCCTTTCGCCTTCACCTACGGAATTGTTCACATAAGAGCCAAGTTTCCCCGAGGCGAGTGGCTATATCCTG aatTACTCGTAGAGCCATTATTCAAGAAGTACAGCGGTGAAAAAGACTTGGCAAATATATTAAAGGTAGCAAAAATTACAGAGGATTACGTTGGTGTTGag AGTTTTCTTAATGATGGAATGAATCGTGCTTGTCAACCACATGAATTCAACCGAACTTATATGATATTCTTCGATAGGACTGAAGATTTTCATGAATACAAACTGAAATGGACACCAG ATACAATAGAACTATCTGCAGATGACACTGTGTATGCGCGAGCCGATATGCGGCGGATACAGCATTGCTTCAAAGATATTTTCCCCGGATTCGGCCCTGATTACCACGATTTC CGTCACCTGACCCTGGGTTTAGCAGTTGGAGGCACGTCCATGTTCAGTGACTCCGTGGTCACCAACGCCGGCCACGCCAAGCCTTGGCGCAACGTTGATGCCAAAGCCAGCCTCAATTTCTGGCGGAACAAACACCGATGGATGCCGACTTGGGCTTCCCCAGGCCTGGAGATAGACTTCGTTAAAGTTACAGCTTTATAA